In the genome of Rhizobium rhizogenes, one region contains:
- the dprA gene encoding DNA-processing protein DprA encodes MPHEETKRQGIELSARQRVAWLRLIRSDNIGPVTFRELINHFGSAEKALDALPELSRRGGSSRSPRIAAQAEAEGEIETAEKFGARFVGIGEPDYPPALRQLDGAPPLIAMKGPADAATRACVGIVGSRNASINGAKFAAMLARDCGRAGYTIASGLARGIDAAAHRASLATGTVAMLAGGLDRPYPQENFGLLQDIYDQGGATISEMPFGWEPRARDFPRRNRLIAGVSLGVVIVEAAERSGSLITARLAGEAGRLVFAVPGSPLDPRCEGTNRLIKEGAMLTTGAADILEALRPLIEPQLPYDRKIEEPRSENEMSPPGDDERSVIASALGPSPVEIDDVIRHTGFSAATVHLVLLELDIAGRLNRHAGGRVSLVIAD; translated from the coding sequence ATGCCGCATGAGGAAACGAAACGGCAGGGCATAGAGCTTTCCGCGCGGCAGCGGGTCGCATGGCTGCGGCTGATCCGCAGCGACAATATCGGCCCCGTCACCTTTCGCGAACTGATCAATCATTTCGGCAGCGCCGAAAAGGCGCTCGATGCCCTGCCCGAGCTGTCAAGGCGCGGCGGCTCGTCGCGCAGCCCGCGCATCGCCGCGCAGGCGGAGGCGGAAGGCGAGATCGAGACCGCAGAGAAATTCGGCGCGCGTTTCGTCGGCATCGGCGAACCGGATTATCCGCCTGCCCTGCGGCAGCTGGATGGCGCGCCGCCGCTGATCGCCATGAAGGGACCGGCCGATGCCGCAACAAGAGCCTGCGTCGGCATCGTCGGCTCGCGTAATGCCTCCATCAACGGCGCGAAATTCGCCGCCATGCTGGCACGCGACTGCGGCCGGGCTGGATACACGATCGCTTCCGGGCTGGCACGCGGCATTGACGCCGCCGCACACCGGGCAAGCCTTGCAACCGGCACAGTGGCGATGCTGGCGGGCGGTCTAGACCGGCCCTACCCGCAGGAAAATTTCGGGTTATTGCAGGACATATACGATCAGGGCGGCGCGACGATCAGCGAAATGCCGTTCGGCTGGGAACCCCGCGCCCGGGATTTTCCCCGCCGCAACCGGCTGATCGCCGGCGTCTCGCTTGGCGTCGTCATCGTCGAAGCGGCGGAGCGCTCGGGCTCGCTGATCACGGCGCGGCTTGCAGGCGAAGCGGGACGGCTGGTTTTTGCGGTGCCCGGTTCCCCGCTCGATCCGCGCTGCGAGGGAACAAACCGGCTGATCAAGGAAGGCGCGATGCTGACCACCGGCGCGGCCGATATTCTCGAAGCGCTGCGACCGCTGATAGAGCCGCAATTGCCCTATGACCGCAAGATTGAGGAACCGCGATCTGAAAACGAAATGTCACCGCCCGGAGATGACGAGCGTAGCGTCATAGCTTCCGCTCTCGGTCCCTCGCCCGTCGAGATTGACGACGTCATCCGCCACACGGGCTTTTCCGCGGCCACCGTTCATCTGGTCTTGCTGGAGCTTGATATAGCCGGCCGTCTAAACCGGCATGCCGGGGGGCGTGTGTCGCTCGTCATCGCGGATTGA
- the plsY gene encoding glycerol-3-phosphate 1-O-acyltransferase PlsY, translated as MSALTDWQTAPALLALAALIGYLFGSIPFGLILTRMAGLGDVRKIGSGNIGATNVLRTGNKKLAAATLLLDALKGTAAVLVANALWGYEASLVAGFFAFLGHLFPVWLGFKGGKGVATYIGVLLGAAPLMMLAFALIWLATAFITRYSSLSALLAMLVIPVALWILGPEKTALLVTLLSVISWWKHRENIARLLAGTESRIGQKG; from the coding sequence ATGAGTGCTTTGACTGACTGGCAGACGGCGCCTGCCCTTCTCGCGCTTGCGGCGCTGATCGGCTATCTGTTCGGTTCCATCCCCTTCGGCCTCATTCTCACCCGCATGGCGGGGCTGGGCGACGTGCGCAAGATCGGCTCCGGCAATATCGGCGCCACCAACGTGCTGCGTACCGGCAACAAGAAGCTTGCCGCCGCGACCCTGCTGCTCGATGCGCTGAAGGGCACGGCGGCGGTGCTGGTTGCCAATGCGCTCTGGGGTTACGAAGCCTCGCTGGTCGCCGGTTTCTTCGCCTTCCTCGGCCACCTGTTTCCGGTGTGGCTCGGCTTCAAGGGCGGCAAGGGTGTGGCGACCTATATCGGCGTACTTCTGGGTGCAGCACCGCTGATGATGCTTGCCTTTGCGCTGATCTGGCTCGCAACGGCCTTCATCACCCGCTATTCCTCGCTGTCGGCATTGCTGGCCATGCTGGTCATTCCCGTGGCGCTCTGGATACTCGGGCCTGAAAAGACGGCGCTGCTGGTGACGCTGCTCAGCGTTATTTCCTGGTGGAAGCACCGCGAGAACATCGCACGCCTGCTCGCGGGCACCGAAAGCAGGATCGGTCAAAAGGGCTGA
- a CDS encoding dihydroorotase: MSAVTVLNNLRIVDPSRNLDETGSIVIGADGIILAAGKDAHNQGAPEGAAVRDCKGLLAVPGLVDARVFVGEPGAEHRETIESASRAAAAGGVTSIIVMPDTDPVIDDIALVEYVKKTARDKAIVNVHPAAALTKGLNGEEMTEFGMLKEAGAVAFTNGRKALSDTLVLRRAMTYARELGAVIALETRDKYIGGGDMNEGLFASWLGLSGVPKEAEIIPLERDLRIAGLTQAIYHAAKISVPESADAIRLARQRGVKATCGISINHLTLNENDIGEYRTFFKLSPPLRAEDDRKAMVEALKDGTIDIIVSSHDPQDVDTKRLPFSDAASGAVGLETMLAAALRLHHSGEVPLMRLIDALSTRPAKIFGLDAGTLKVGAKADITLIDLDEPWLVARDQLVSKSKNTPFEDARFSGRAVATYVAGKAVHSLA; the protein is encoded by the coding sequence ATGAGTGCCGTGACCGTTCTCAACAATCTCCGCATCGTTGATCCCTCCCGCAATCTGGATGAGACCGGCAGCATCGTCATCGGTGCCGATGGCATCATTCTGGCGGCAGGCAAGGATGCGCACAATCAGGGTGCGCCGGAAGGGGCGGCGGTGCGCGACTGCAAGGGGCTCCTGGCCGTTCCCGGTCTGGTGGATGCCCGCGTCTTCGTGGGTGAACCGGGCGCGGAACATCGCGAAACCATCGAATCCGCCTCGCGCGCGGCAGCGGCCGGCGGTGTGACCAGCATCATCGTGATGCCGGACACCGACCCCGTCATCGATGACATCGCACTCGTCGAATATGTGAAGAAAACGGCGCGCGACAAGGCAATCGTCAATGTCCATCCGGCAGCGGCCCTGACCAAGGGCCTCAATGGCGAGGAAATGACCGAATTCGGCATGCTGAAGGAAGCCGGTGCGGTTGCCTTCACCAATGGCCGCAAGGCGCTTTCCGACACGCTGGTGCTGCGCCGCGCCATGACTTATGCGCGCGAGCTGGGTGCTGTCATCGCGCTCGAGACCCGCGACAAATATATCGGCGGCGGTGACATGAACGAGGGGCTTTTTGCAAGCTGGCTCGGGCTGTCAGGCGTTCCGAAGGAAGCCGAGATCATTCCGCTGGAGCGTGACCTGCGCATTGCCGGGCTGACACAAGCGATCTACCACGCCGCCAAGATTTCCGTACCGGAATCGGCGGATGCGATCCGCCTTGCCCGGCAGCGGGGCGTGAAAGCGACCTGTGGCATTTCGATCAATCATCTGACGCTCAACGAGAACGATATCGGCGAATACCGCACCTTCTTCAAGCTTTCCCCGCCGCTGCGCGCCGAAGACGACCGCAAGGCCATGGTGGAAGCGCTGAAGGACGGCACCATCGACATCATTGTCTCCTCGCACGACCCGCAGGATGTCGACACCAAGCGCCTGCCGTTTTCGGATGCGGCGAGCGGCGCAGTGGGGCTGGAGACCATGCTGGCGGCGGCCCTGCGCCTGCACCACAGCGGTGAAGTTCCGCTGATGCGGCTGATCGATGCGCTTTCCACCCGCCCGGCGAAGATTTTCGGTCTCGACGCCGGAACGCTTAAAGTCGGTGCGAAGGCCGATATCACCCTGATCGATCTCGATGAGCCCTGGCTCGTGGCACGCGACCAGCTGGTGTCGAAATCCAAGAATACGCCGTTCGAGGATGCCCGTTTCAGCGGCCGCGCTGTGGCCACTTATGTGGCTGGCAAAGCCGTTCATTCCTTGGCATAA
- a CDS encoding aspartate carbamoyltransferase catalytic subunit — protein MVFFPHRHLLGIKGLSHQDITLLLDKADEAVKISRQREKKTSTLRGLTQINLFFEASTRTQSSFELAGKRLGADVMNMSVGNSSVKKGETLIDTAMTLNAMRPDVLVVRHSSAGAAALLAQKVACSVVNAGDGQHEHPTQALLDALTIRRAKGELSGITVAICGDVLHSRVARSNIILLNQMGARVRVVAPATLLPSGIRDMSVEVFHDMKEGLKNADVVMMLRLQRERMSGSFVPSVREYFHYYGLDAEKLKAAKEDALVMHPGPMNRGVEIASDVADGPQSVIESQVEMGVAVRMAVMETLLVSQNQGERV, from the coding sequence ATGGTCTTCTTCCCCCATCGCCATCTCCTCGGCATCAAGGGGCTTTCCCATCAGGATATCACCCTGCTTCTCGACAAGGCCGACGAGGCGGTGAAAATCAGCCGCCAGCGCGAGAAAAAGACCTCGACGCTTAGGGGTCTGACGCAGATCAACCTGTTTTTCGAAGCCTCGACGCGCACGCAATCCTCCTTCGAGCTGGCCGGAAAACGCCTCGGTGCCGATGTGATGAACATGTCGGTCGGCAATTCCTCGGTGAAGAAGGGCGAAACGCTGATCGATACGGCGATGACGCTGAACGCCATGCGCCCGGATGTGCTTGTCGTGCGCCACTCCTCCGCAGGGGCGGCAGCGCTTCTCGCGCAAAAGGTCGCCTGCTCCGTGGTCAATGCCGGCGACGGCCAGCACGAGCACCCGACACAGGCGCTGCTCGATGCGCTGACCATCCGCCGCGCCAAGGGCGAGCTATCAGGCATCACGGTGGCGATCTGCGGTGACGTGCTGCATTCACGCGTTGCCCGCTCCAACATTATCCTGCTTAACCAGATGGGCGCGCGCGTTCGCGTCGTCGCCCCCGCCACGCTTCTTCCCTCCGGCATTCGCGACATGAGCGTGGAAGTCTTCCACGACATGAAGGAAGGGTTGAAGAACGCCGATGTGGTGATGATGCTGCGCCTGCAGCGCGAGCGCATGTCCGGCTCCTTCGTGCCTTCGGTGCGCGAATATTTCCATTATTACGGTCTCGACGCCGAAAAGCTGAAGGCGGCGAAAGAGGATGCGCTGGTCATGCATCCCGGCCCGATGAACCGCGGCGTGGAAATCGCCTCAGACGTGGCCGACGGTCCGCAGAGCGTGATCGAAAGCCAGGTGGAAATGGGGGTTGCCGTGCGCATGGCGGTCATGGAAACCCTGCTTGTCTCGCAAAATCAGGGTGAGCGCGTATGA
- a CDS encoding LysE family translocator encodes MHAYSVFALAVLGLLLTPGPTNTLLALSGAGRGVRASLPLMLGEIAGYLLVILALVVLFSDFLKTHAGLAQAIKLCAAIWVAFLAVRLWTLPSSAPVGAAITPRRVFVTTCLNPKGLIVGLVLLPQAPLPRIWPYILLFSALVAFAALMWLCVGAFLIRHADQSSPRLVRGTASGFLLVLSLGLAGNVFGIL; translated from the coding sequence ATGCACGCCTATTCTGTTTTTGCCCTTGCCGTTCTGGGCCTGCTTTTGACGCCCGGCCCGACCAACACGCTTCTTGCGCTTTCCGGTGCCGGGCGCGGCGTTCGCGCGTCGCTCCCGCTGATGCTGGGTGAAATCGCCGGCTATCTGCTGGTCATTCTCGCGCTTGTCGTGTTGTTTTCCGATTTTCTGAAGACACATGCGGGTCTCGCGCAGGCCATCAAGCTTTGCGCCGCGATCTGGGTCGCGTTTCTGGCGGTTCGGCTATGGACCCTGCCATCCTCCGCACCGGTCGGTGCGGCGATCACGCCTCGTCGGGTTTTCGTCACCACCTGCCTCAACCCCAAAGGTCTTATCGTCGGCCTTGTCCTGCTGCCACAGGCGCCGCTGCCCCGGATATGGCCGTATATCCTGCTGTTTTCTGCGCTGGTGGCTTTCGCGGCCCTTATGTGGCTGTGCGTCGGGGCGTTTCTCATCCGCCATGCGGATCAGTCTTCGCCACGCCTCGTGCGCGGCACCGCGTCGGGCTTCCTTCTGGTGCTGTCGCTCGGTCTTGCCGGAAACGTGTTTGGCATTCTCTAG